The Caulobacter sp. 73W region TCCTTCGGCTCGAACGCCGCGGCCGCGGCTGCGTAAGCTTCGTCGGAGGCGTGTGTTTCACTCACTCTCGTCACTTCTTCAGCCCAGGCCAGGGCGGCGCGATAGTTGTCGGCAAAGAGATGGGGAACCTCGTGCCAGACGGGGACCAGAACAACCTTCTCCACAGGCATGGTCTTGAGGAGGTCGCGTGTGTGCAGGTCGATGCAATAGGCGCATCCATTAATCTGCGAGACCCTCAGGAAGACGAGGTGGATCAACTCCTCGGGTAGGTTGGTGTTTTGGGTGACGTAGTGGTGGACCCCGACGAGGGCTTTGGCGCCGTCGGGCGCCACGTCATACCATGTCAGGCGGGCAGGATTGTTCACTTGAGAGCTCCATCAGGATGGCGCCGCCTATCGGCGCTGATAGTCCTGACGAGGCTGCGGCCCGCGGTGTGACATCGATGGTGATAGATCCGGCGGACGCCCCCCTTTGGTCGCGCCGCGAACAAGCCGACTGCGCGCCGATCCGCGGCGCATCGCAACCGCCTTGCCTGCA contains the following coding sequences:
- a CDS encoding carboxymuconolactone decarboxylase family protein yields the protein MNNPARLTWYDVAPDGAKALVGVHHYVTQNTNLPEELIHLVFLRVSQINGCAYCIDLHTRDLLKTMPVEKVVLVPVWHEVPHLFADNYRAALAWAEEVTRVSETHASDEAYAAAAAAFEPKDLVDLTITIAAMNAFNRLGAPFRLPVKARP